From the genome of Marixanthomonas ophiurae, one region includes:
- a CDS encoding NifU family protein, giving the protein MSNYTISIETTNNESIVKFVANSFLTRSNSYEFKNIDEAKPSPIAQQLFYLPFVKTVYISQNFIAIEKYDIVTWEDVQDEVSESIVEYLNSGKEVITEAAETQKKVPVTVYAESTPNPSAMKFVANKPLVDGTFEFKNIDEALHAPLAKALFAFPFVKEVFISANYLSVLKYDMAEWQEISMEIREFIRKYIEEGKPVLTDEILQKKEKEETTSQQSISNKDLKDIDKEIISILDEYVKPAVASDGGNIAFDSFNEHTKTLRVILQGACSGCPSSTVTLKNGIETMLKDMMNGRVQTVEAING; this is encoded by the coding sequence ATGTCTAATTACACTATTTCCATAGAAACTACAAATAACGAAAGCATAGTAAAGTTTGTAGCCAATTCATTTTTAACACGCTCCAATAGTTACGAGTTTAAAAATATTGATGAAGCGAAACCCAGTCCTATTGCACAGCAATTATTCTATCTTCCTTTTGTGAAGACCGTTTATATTTCACAAAATTTTATTGCGATTGAGAAGTATGACATAGTAACTTGGGAAGATGTCCAAGATGAAGTTTCTGAATCCATTGTAGAATATTTAAACAGCGGAAAAGAAGTTATCACCGAAGCCGCTGAGACACAAAAGAAAGTACCAGTTACCGTATATGCCGAAAGTACGCCAAACCCTTCAGCTATGAAGTTTGTCGCCAATAAACCATTGGTGGATGGCACTTTTGAGTTTAAAAACATTGATGAGGCATTGCATGCTCCGTTGGCAAAAGCCTTGTTTGCATTTCCATTTGTAAAAGAAGTTTTTATTAGCGCTAATTATCTGTCTGTATTAAAATATGATATGGCTGAATGGCAAGAAATTTCTATGGAAATCCGTGAATTCATTAGAAAATATATTGAAGAAGGCAAACCTGTGCTTACGGATGAAATACTTCAGAAAAAAGAAAAAGAAGAAACAACTTCACAACAATCTATTTCAAATAAGGATCTAAAAGATATTGACAAAGAAATCATTTCTATTCTAGATGAGTATGTAAAACCTGCTGTAGCTAGTGATGGTGGTAATATTGCATTCGATTCTTTTAATGAGCATACCAAAACCCTTCGCGTAATCTTACAAGGAGCTTGCAGTGGATGCCCTTCCTCTACCGTTACCTTAAAAAATGGTATTGAAACGATGCTAAAAGATATGATGAACGGTCGGGTACAAACTGTTGAAGCTATAAACGGATAA
- a CDS encoding T9SS type B sorting domain-containing protein yields the protein MKKYYFILLLIVPFTLFSQQQIKLYQQFNGSFDFSAFGNTLNKTENGVGAPCDILTSSTANFSLQQGQNLRAAYLYWAGSGPSDLEVKFNDIDVSAQRTFNVNNSGLPFFSAFAEVTSIIENNTSGSYTLSNIDLDVSSYCAGGLNFGGWSVIVVYEDSGLATKRQVSIFDGFQFVDDNSSLDITLNFLSITDSQDANIGFLTWEGDKSINITESLRVNDNIVSAPPLNPADNVFNGTNTYTGNDQLFNMDIDLFEMNAFISAGDESAEISLTSGQDFVIVNNIVAAYNSEVDLDATIEIDDVFACGTSSINVDYTVFNKGTIGLLSANTPIAFYANNTLIGQEKTRTFLSSNEFETGTVNLVIPANIPRDFTLKAVVDDIGDGTGIIEENNETNNESLVQFQFPDPPSLVTFEVCDTFENNDGIFNFNLRSETLISLLLENEDPADYTVDYFISEENAINNQNPLADIFINAQNPERIYARITRNGTSCFIINEVLLKAKLLPIITINSTYRLCVDESESPIPEESGQLSPPLIDTGINPLLYNFEWFLNGEELIGETEASLIAIEEGEYTVTVSNIESGCSNSEKTTVFKSSPPINPQSIVTTDAFSETHNIEVTLDGYGDYIYALDNKPPQDNGLFLNVKPGLHLVVVRDKNGCGTIILDNIAVVDYPKYFTPNADGYHDRWKIKNLDVISPQANVYIFDRFGKLLKQLKTNGEGWDGTFNNKPLPSSDYWFLVEYTEKGASKQFRGHFTLKR from the coding sequence ATGAAGAAATATTACTTTATTCTATTATTAATAGTTCCTTTTACTCTTTTTTCTCAACAACAAATTAAATTATACCAACAATTTAATGGATCCTTCGATTTCTCTGCCTTTGGGAACACTTTAAATAAGACCGAAAATGGAGTAGGGGCACCTTGTGATATTTTAACTTCGTCCACTGCTAACTTTAGTTTACAGCAAGGGCAAAACTTGAGAGCGGCATATTTATATTGGGCTGGTTCTGGGCCTAGCGATCTTGAGGTGAAATTTAATGATATTGATGTAAGTGCACAAAGAACTTTTAATGTAAATAACAGTGGGCTGCCTTTCTTTTCAGCTTTTGCTGAAGTAACTTCTATTATCGAAAATAACACTTCGGGCTCTTACACTTTGTCGAATATAGACTTAGATGTTAGTAGCTATTGTGCCGGCGGACTTAATTTTGGCGGGTGGTCAGTAATTGTCGTATATGAAGATTCAGGCTTAGCTACAAAAAGACAAGTATCTATATTCGATGGATTTCAATTTGTAGATGATAATTCCTCGTTAGATATTACATTAAACTTTCTATCTATTACAGACTCTCAAGATGCTAACATTGGCTTTTTAACTTGGGAAGGAGACAAGTCGATTAATATTACTGAGAGCTTAAGGGTAAACGATAATATTGTTAGCGCTCCCCCTTTAAATCCAGCCGATAATGTTTTTAATGGAACAAACACCTATACAGGAAACGATCAATTATTCAATATGGATATTGATCTTTTTGAAATGAATGCATTTATCTCTGCAGGAGACGAATCTGCAGAAATATCACTTACTTCTGGTCAGGATTTTGTTATTGTAAATAATATCGTGGCAGCGTATAATAGTGAAGTGGATCTCGATGCAACTATTGAAATTGATGATGTTTTTGCATGTGGTACAAGTAGTATTAATGTAGATTATACTGTTTTTAACAAAGGAACCATCGGGCTGCTTTCTGCAAACACACCCATTGCTTTTTATGCTAATAATACATTGATAGGACAGGAAAAAACCAGAACATTCTTATCTAGTAATGAATTTGAAACTGGTACTGTAAATTTGGTTATACCAGCAAACATACCTAGAGACTTTACCTTGAAAGCAGTTGTAGATGATATTGGAGATGGAACGGGTATTATAGAAGAAAATAATGAAACCAATAATGAGTCACTTGTTCAGTTTCAGTTTCCAGACCCTCCAAGCCTTGTGACTTTCGAAGTGTGTGATACTTTTGAAAATAATGATGGTATTTTCAACTTTAATTTAAGATCTGAAACATTAATAAGCTTACTGTTAGAAAATGAAGACCCGGCAGATTATACGGTAGATTATTTTATTTCTGAAGAAAACGCAATAAACAATCAAAACCCATTAGCCGATATCTTCATAAATGCTCAAAACCCAGAACGTATTTATGCAAGAATAACCAGGAATGGAACTTCTTGTTTTATTATTAATGAAGTACTGTTAAAAGCTAAGTTATTACCAATAATAACTATTAATAGTACTTACAGGTTGTGCGTTGATGAAAGTGAAAGCCCTATTCCTGAAGAAAGCGGACAGTTGTCACCTCCGCTAATAGATACAGGTATTAATCCCTTGCTGTATAATTTTGAATGGTTTTTAAATGGGGAAGAACTTATTGGCGAAACTGAAGCGAGTCTCATAGCAATTGAAGAAGGTGAATACACGGTAACGGTGAGTAATATAGAGAGTGGGTGCAGTAATTCAGAAAAAACAACAGTTTTTAAATCTTCACCTCCTATAAATCCTCAAAGTATTGTTACTACCGATGCTTTTTCTGAAACACATAATATTGAAGTGACCCTAGATGGGTACGGAGATTATATCTATGCTTTAGATAATAAGCCTCCTCAAGATAATGGACTTTTTCTGAATGTTAAACCAGGATTACATCTTGTTGTAGTACGAGATAAAAATGGTTGTGGTACAATTATACTTGATAATATTGCAGTTGTGGATTATCCCAAATATTTTACACCTAATGCAGATGGGTACCACGATAGATGGAAAATTAAAAATCTAGATGTTATTTCACCTCAAGCTAATGTTTATATTTTTGATAGATTTGGAAAATTACTCAAACAATTAAAAACTAATGGCGAAGGTTGGGATGGAACATTTAATAATAAGCCACTGCCCTCATCAGATTATTGGTTTCTTGTGGAATATACAGAAAAAGGTGCCTCTAAGCAGTTTAGAGGTCATTTTACTTTAAAAAGATAA
- a CDS encoding dodecin family protein, whose amino-acid sequence MAVLKVIEVLANSDKSWEDATRKAVKHASKTVKNIKSVYVNEQSCTVNGDDVAQFRVNVKITFEVS is encoded by the coding sequence ATGGCAGTATTAAAAGTTATAGAAGTGTTGGCAAACTCCGATAAAAGTTGGGAAGATGCAACCAGAAAAGCGGTAAAACACGCCAGTAAAACAGTAAAAAACATCAAATCAGTTTACGTTAACGAACAAAGTTGTACAGTAAATGGAGATGATGTAGCTCAATTTCGTGTGAATGTAAAAATTACTTTTGAAGTAAGTTAA
- a CDS encoding PorP/SprF family type IX secretion system membrane protein, giving the protein MNYKLTCFLAFFVALNYTYAQEGIPIYSDYFSDNYYLVYPSMAGAASSNKLRLTARQQWFGEEEVPNLQTLSFNARIGEQSGLGAIVFNDKNGYHSQKGAYLTYAHHLLFSRSEIDLNQLSFGLSAGFVQSSLDETEFDISDFDPVISGIVQSSSYFNIDFGVSYNFLNFSGHFAVKNLLFQNRDLYTEAFEPSNQRNYLLGGSYVFGNNADVWNYEPSILFQLKERTGEKAIDANFKAYREMNFGKLWGGISYRRSFDGAEYLDGQSVESQVLQNITPILGANYKRFLIAYTYSHQFGNINFDSGGFHQITLGYDFQGKKTKVYDCNCPAVN; this is encoded by the coding sequence ATGAATTATAAACTTACTTGCTTTTTGGCATTTTTTGTGGCTTTAAATTATACCTATGCACAAGAAGGAATCCCTATTTACTCAGATTATTTTTCAGATAACTATTATTTAGTATATCCTTCTATGGCGGGAGCCGCTTCATCCAATAAACTAAGGTTGACGGCCAGGCAGCAGTGGTTTGGGGAAGAAGAGGTGCCTAATTTACAAACGTTAAGTTTTAATGCCAGAATAGGAGAACAGTCGGGACTTGGTGCGATTGTTTTTAATGACAAAAATGGATATCATTCACAAAAAGGTGCATATCTAACCTATGCGCATCACCTGCTATTTTCAAGATCCGAAATAGACTTAAATCAGTTATCCTTTGGTTTAAGTGCTGGTTTTGTTCAATCAAGTTTAGATGAAACCGAATTTGATATTTCAGATTTTGATCCGGTTATATCAGGGATTGTTCAAAGTAGTTCTTATTTTAATATAGACTTTGGGGTCTCTTATAACTTTTTAAATTTTTCAGGGCATTTTGCGGTTAAGAATCTTCTTTTCCAAAACAGAGATTTATATACCGAAGCATTTGAACCTTCCAATCAGCGAAATTACCTATTAGGAGGCTCCTATGTTTTTGGAAACAATGCCGATGTTTGGAATTATGAACCTTCTATTTTATTTCAGTTAAAAGAACGAACAGGAGAGAAAGCAATAGATGCAAACTTTAAAGCTTATCGAGAAATGAATTTTGGAAAACTTTGGGGAGGGATTTCATACCGACGAAGTTTTGATGGTGCAGAATACCTAGATGGGCAGTCTGTAGAAAGTCAAGTGCTACAAAATATTACCCCTATTTTAGGTGCTAATTATAAACGCTTTTTAATTGCTTATACCTATTCACATCAATTTGGGAATATTAACTTTGATTCAGGAGGGTTTCACCAAATAACACTTGGGTATGATTTTCAAGGAAAAAAAACCAAAGTGTATGATTGTAATTGTCCTGCAGTTAATTAA